The DNA region agttatgtctttttttaatttattatgccacgaatttaattatgtatttgttttaggattttaagttgtaatttatattttatttaataaagtgtgtttttattaattgaatttgttggaaataaaaagaaaaaatgaaattgaatgtatagttaagggatgagatagttaagagacggataagagatggagggttgcaagttctgtctcttagttaagagatggagtgaaaagtacagtggggcccatgaatagttaagagatgagacggttaagagagggataagagacagcgttgcggatggcctaaagaCCTAGGGATAGGTAACATGCATTGAGTTTGACTCTTCTAGGATAGAATCACCGAGCTAGGCACTGAATCGCGATTACGACAATCTTCATCTCAGTAATCGATTCAACATCTTCAtctctgtaatctccaaatctCCAGCCGATTCATCTCACTCCAATCGATTTCATCAGTTGAAATCAATTTCACCAACGATTCAGCATCTCGAGTCGCCGAGTTCAACATCTACAACCGACGAGTTCGATATATACAGCCGACGAGTTCAAATCCGATGACGATTCAAAAATGACTCAATTGTAATTAAATTCGCTGCAGTATCTGTGGGGTTTGAATTGTGATTCGCGCATGAAGAGACATAGTAGAAGAGGAAAGTAGTCAGAGGTAAGAGATGGTTGCTTGGAGTTGTGCCTTTGATGTGTTTGTAGAAATGTTTCAAAGAATGTAGAGGTTTGATGATTAagttgtgtgtgtttttgttaTTTATGTCAGGCGTTCTGGACCTCAGTATAATGAAAAAATTTGCTGAATATTAAGCCTAAGGTTTATGATTTTAGTGAAGATGAAGTGAACACAGAGAGTGAAGATAATGATATGGCCTATCAATCATGTTTCTTGCTTCATCACTTTGTGAGCTTTGCTTTAGGTTTCTGACGTGACTACTGTTTTGGGAAGCTTGCTCTTGTAGAGATGAATCTATTATGCTTGATGGTCATGTCGACTCGACTAGGGGATTTGAATATGCTTGCTCAACCAAAACTATAGCAAATGGTCTAATTTTAAACatatcattattaattaattcataaacAGTGAAAACGTAGGGAAACTTGGTTTTTCGAATGTATATAGCATTTGTTTGATCaaatactggaatgaagtaaaactgtaatccaatgaagtaataatattttttaatgaagtaaaatcctactggaatgaagtaaatatctattcattttcaatttattacatACTAGAATGATTTGTGTTAGTTATGATTTTTGACTAACAACAGttagtttttatgttttatacCAGTGTCTTGTTTTATTTGCCAAATAAAGTATATGTCCAAGCCTGGTCGTAGATACGCCAaatgaagaaattaaggatttgTCCAAGCTTAGTCGTAGATGTGCCAAATGCCACGTGGTTGGTCGGCATGATTCAAGGAATTGCGACAAAACatatgagaagaagaagaaaatataaGTTAAGAGGTGTTTTATTGATATTCTTTTGTTAGCATTTTGATTTTCTGAAAATGTTGTGatacatttatttgtttgtaatttattacttcattccaataggtttgatacttcattccaataggtttgatacttcattccagtagttAACTACTTCATTTcggtacttttttacttcattctactttgaatttgaatttgtttaaactttttgcAAACTTTAAAGTGAATAGACTGCATGAAGTGTTTTAACAATGAAGTACTTCATCTTTATTATGATGTATTCATATGTTAATGTTGAACCTATTCATTTAAAGATAACTATATGTGCCTGCATTATTTAGGTATTTTTGCATCCTCGGTATTTATTATGATGTATTCGTATGGTTTGTtgttgtttaaattttttgagGTAAAATAAAATCTCATTTCAAAAGCACATAATAACTCTACTAatgaagtactttttttttgcattttgttttattatttgttAACCTTTCAATCTCTTACCAAACAAAATATATAGCATATGATTAGGATTATCGTGATAAATGTTCTGTTGGACAATCATTTATCAATAGTTCTTGTCTTGTTTATAAACCAATGAATGGACGAAATAAACTAAATCATTTACGAGATGAAGTTTATAAACCAATGCCATAAAGGATTCAAGAGCAGATGAGGAATAGTGTTCACTACTTCTTTCGTACGTGCATTTACTTCATTCAACAAGTATATCACTTCATCACAATAGCTTTTTACTTCATCAAACTTCAAGTGGGTTATTACTTCAGCTCACTACCTTATTAAATGAGATTATAACTTCATCAATTAGGTTATTTAGTCAATTAGATTATAACTTCATTTcggtacttttttacttcattctactttgaatttgaatttgtttaaactttttgcAAACTTTAAAGTGAATAGACTGCATGAAGTGTTTTAACAATGAAGTACTTCATCTTTATTATGATGTATTCATATGTTAATGTTGAACCTATTCATTTAAAGATAACTATATGTGCCTGCATTATTTAGGTATTTTTGCATCCTCGGTATTTATTATGATGTATTCGTATGGTTTGTtgttgtttaaattttttgagGTAAAATAAAATCTCATTTCAAAAGCACATAATAACTCTACTAATGAAGtacttttttttgcattttgttttattatttgttAACCTTTCAATCTCTTACCAAACAAAATATATAGCATATGATTAGGATTATCGTGATAAATGTTCTGTTGGACAATCATTTATCAATAGTTCTTGTCTTGTTTATAAACCAATGAATGGACGAAATAAACTAAATCATTTACGAGATGAAGTTTATAAACCAATGCCATAAAGGATTCAAGAGCAGATGAGGAATAGTGTTCACTACTTCATTCGTACGTGCATTTACTTCATTCAACAAGTATATCACTTCATCACAATAGCTTTTTACTTCATCAAACTTCAAGTGGGTTATTACTTCAGCTCACTACCTTATTAAATGAGATTATAACTTCATCAATTAGGTTATTTAGTCAATACAGGTACAAGTCCAACTGCACACTTATACATAAACACAATTTAGttcatattacttcattacGTGTGGTTATAACTTTATCGAGTATGTTATTTAGTTTATTACAATTATAATTCTTCGCAAACTATGCATACAACACAGTTCAAttcatattacttcattacttaaggttataacttcatcaagtgcattatttagttcattacaattATAATTCTTCATCTAATTAActtcataaaattaatagttCAATACAGTGTCCAATACCAAAATACAAAGGTTGAAAATGCCACGGAGGACATCTGATAATGTTTATGATTGTGGAGTATTTCTAATGCGCCACATGGAAACATACAAGGGTGAGCGCGAAGGTTATTGGAATTGTGGCCTGAAAAAGTCAAGTTCGGGTGTACTTCAGAGCTTGAAAGCCAAGTATAGTTCAGCGTTGATGTTAGCAGAAAACAGCCATGAAAACTTCAACAACAAAATCGTTATAGAAGCATACTACGAGGAGGAAAGCAAACACAGTGTAATCGATATTGAGAAAATGATAGCAGGATATTTAAAgaagaaataataattttaggAGATCAAGTTTTGGAATAGACATACATCTGTTTTAAGCAATTGAGAATTAAGTTCTACTGCTTTTAATATTGTTCATTATTAGCCTGAAATACTTCATTGGGTAACAAATTTAGTTCATTTCGCATATCTATTGACTATTGATAGATGAttgacaaatggaaaatatatcaAACTAAGATTAATAATCTACTATATACTTTTTCTGGTAAGAGATTGAAAGGTTAACACTTAatgaaacaaatgaaaaaaagagaTTTTAGTTTATGTCAATTAATAAACTAACTACAGAACTATAAAATATTTCAGCCTCGACATAAGAAAAACATCGTAATAAAGAACAAATACATCATTATAAAAATACTTCACACAGTCTATTCTCTTTAAGCTTGTAAAAagtttaaacaaattcaaattcaaagtgtaaatgaagtaataaactacaAGACTGAAGTACATAACTAAAAGAATGAAGAACATAACATAttcgaatgaagtaataaatgcaggaatgccgcttgaccaaggcaacaaagacaaactgatcaagcaagtacaataggcgaaaagaggccagaaatcgggggagttgattaaggggagtaaccaagcaggcaaggaggggaccacaTGCTTTCAGAAGAAGGGCacatgaggctatgagctggatgtgtacagcattctgttatcaaggacaacgttctagaaggggacacgtgctgatatatgagacgcaaggacggagctgagtcacgaatctgttacagaaaagcttcgtcattctagaaggaaagcacgtagcaatcaatgagtcgctcaccctcagcatgagcgaatattccctgccaagatcgttatccagctggaagttgtgccgagcctataaatagaggatgcgcCATCACACAAACAGATCCGATcatttactttccgtctttagtttagtttagtttagctctatagtctagttcagttctctagatagcttagataaagtaacgcatagttagaaagggcaatcgaaggagcgctgcagaatacttgatatctgtcggcgtattcttaagtttccctcCGAGGATCTCcccggttttacttgcttttgtatttccgaagtgttagcttagtttaaatttcacgatgtactgttctgagttttagttttaatcaaagctgttttcgttttcatcatggtgtttactgtttcacgtagttaattttcattccagtctgaaattcacttgacccagtagttaaaatttccttgatcaagttagtgatttaaattctgtctaaagtataaatcagtagttaaaaactcccaagttaaagcgtggcagcagccaaccccctgttcactactcacacacttgatacactagcttctctgtgggatcgaccccgaacttgccgctttactattaaagtagtgcaaaattgagagtttataaattacattggtagcGTGCGATagcgagatcaacttgatcaagtggcaacgacatttgctaactgatccatccggttcagttatctcttccatataacttgaatccaAGAGAAAAAGACCGCGATCGTTAGGCCAGCCACCTCATCACTTGTTTTTCCTTCAACTACGTTATTTTCTCCTTCTAGCTTTGAACTGAATCTAAATCTGTATAAAAAAGAGTGCCTCCTTGATTTTGTAGATCATCCATAATTGATCCAATACtaccttcttcatcattggtcGATGTAGATCCATCTTCAACTGCAGGATTTGTCAGTGTCGTTCCTAGTCCATCGAGATGTTGATGATTTTCACGTGTGGAATTCTCCATGGATGAGATTCAAAAGATACGAAATTGAGGCAGATCGTGGATTTGATGCAGATCGCGATTGTCCGGCGATGCAGATCGTGAACTGACGCAATTGCAAAACGATCGTGAATTGAGGCAGCACAATTGTCCGGCGATTGAGATCAATGAAGATTGAAGGAGATTacaggaagaagattgaaggaGATTGTGATTGTGTGAGATCCGCGATCAACAAATTGAGAGAAAGTAAGAATCACGTATTTTATGATTATCAATAAACTGACTTCCCAAAATACCCTTTAGCAAATATTTTTGgaataaaatattgaaataatggtaaattaatcctaaccacaagattaagaaaatggatGGACAATATTTGGTCTCTAATTCGGTgtattggttcgacattgatcaaaactatatatatatatctgtaAATTAGTTAACACACTAACGCAACCAtatacattatatatatatatatatataatgtataTGGTTGCGTTAGTGTgttaactaatttacagtaataactaataactttcaattatgtgtattaaaatcatcaacacaaagacataattatatcaatacaatatgtaaatttaaatatcaatacaaagacataatttatcaacacaagaaagattgataaatttatgtctttgtgttgatatttataacatacaaaattgatatttagttattagttattactgtaaaaagttagtatttgattacACGCCTATATATATATCCTCTACTCGGGCAaagatcccctgctgtgcacagTAAGGGTTGTGGCTTATACACACACAATAAtctaaaagaaaaagaaaaaaaaaaaacaatacctATGTTTGGTTCTTTGAAAGCTGCGCTTCAAGGCACGGCCCCTGCTATGCACAACAAGGGATCCTTGGCCCCTCTATTTTTCGGGAATGCTATGGTTTGAGCAGCCAATAAAGAATTACTGCTATAAACTTCAAAGGTCCCAATCTCATACTCCAAACTAAGATTTACTTCCCATGTTTGAAGACTTCATGCTTTTATCAGATAAAAATTTACTACTACcttcgtccaaaaaaaataaaagttataaatgatatgatttttaatgcgcaattgataaagtaagagaggggacGGAAAAAGGTAATGAAAGTAGTATTAATAGATTGTGTGGTCCAAATTTAAAATGATGTGTTGGATTaatatttgtttaaaacttttcatatttagaattaatctaattttaattaatacccAAAAATGATAACATTCGTTTATTTTATTGGCTAATGTAATATTACttggttaattttttatttaagtactccctccgtccgccattaggagtctcatttatgggcggcacgagttttaagaaacgttaagaaaagtgggtggaaaaagttagtggaatagagaTCCCActtgtatattagttttaaataaaatgtgagtggaatgagttagtggaaggtgagactctattaccatttatggtaaaagtgaacctggactcctattcacggacggactaGAATAGAAAAAcaggactcttattcgcggacggagggagtaaattgTGTAGAAACCAAAGAAACCAAAGTGATACAAGAACTATATCAGATCACAACAAACTATACCAAACCATACAAAACATATACCCACacgagaagagagaagagagaaaaattatgaagagagaattttatttcatactaTTAAATTGGGAGATTACAATCGCTAGCTTCATATTTATACATGAGGAAGTAGGGAGCACGTGTGCTAGCTCACactctatcatttctcaactaACTAACCTAACTAACAGAAAATATCTATAACTAATTCCAACGGCTATAACTTCCAGCTCATCCAACGGTCTTCGACTCTTAGCTCAGTCAGCTCATTTCAACACCCCTCCTCAAGATGGAGTGTATAAACTACTGAAACTCATCTTGCTCAGAATCTTCTCAAATGCTGCAACTCCAAGCGGCTTAGTGAAAATATCTGCCAATTGCAAATCATTTTTAATATGCATTGGTTTGATGATCGATCTCAATATGGTTTGTACGTTCATGGAATACTGGATTAACACTGATATGCACAGCAGCTTGGTTGTCACAGAAGAGAGGAACATCCTTTTCAACTTTGACTCTAAAATCTTTAAGTAATGCAATTGCCCAAATCACTTCACACGTTGCTTGAGCCATTGCTCGATATTCAGCTTCGGCTGAGGATCTTGAGTTGGTCTGCTGCTTTTTAGATTTTCAAGACACCAAGGATGATCCAAGAAACAAACAATAGCCAATTATAGACCTTCGTGTATCTGGACATGCTGCCCAGTTAGCATCTGAAAAAATACTAAGTGTTGGAGCAGCCTTGCTTGAATAGAACAGCCCATGGCCCGGTGTAGCCTTTAGATATCTCAATATTCTTTCACTTGCTTCCCAATGCTCAACACACGGTCTTGAAACATACTGGCTCAAATTGTGTACAACAAATGTGATGTCTGGTCTGGTGATGCAGAGACACAACAGCCTCCCTATCTGCCTTCTATACTTAGAGGAGTCTTCCATAGCATCTCCTGCTTCCTGCTGTAACCTTTTTGTAGGATCCATATGTACAAAGGATGGTTTGCAGCCAAGCAATCCTGCATCTCTAATTAAGGCCATTGCATACTTTCTTTGAGAGACCATAATCCCTTGATCACTTCTGGCTATTTCTAAGCCAAGAAAGTATTTCGGATGTCCCAAATCCTTGAACTTGAAGAATTGGCTCAGAAATTCTTTGAAGCTTTTCATCACCTCAGGTTTGTTGGTGACTGCCATTAAGTCATCCACATATACTACCACAGCAAAAAAGACTGAATCttcattttttaagaaaaaggAATGGTCCGAGGCTGATTGTTGTAGACCAAATTTTGCCAACACTTCAGTGAGTTTCAAGTACCATTGTCTTGATGCTTGTTTCAAACCATATAGAGACTTGTTGAGTTTACAAACCATTCTTGGACCATTTGGAGTGCCCCCCTCACCAAGGAGCCCAGGTGGAATGTTCATGTAGATTTCCTCTTTCAAATCTCCATATAAGAAGGCATTATTAATATCAAGATGATATAAAGACCAACCATGAATAGCAGCTAGAGCAAGAATGAACTTGATAGTTGTAAGTTTAGCTACTGGTGAAAATGTATCAAAGAAATCAATGCCTTCAAGCTGAGTAAAACCCTTGGCCACCAAACGAGCTTTGTATCTTTCAACTGAAGCATCAGGTTTGAACTTAACCTTGAAAACCCATTTGCAGTCTATGGGAATTTTCCCATCAGGAAGTGGTAGAATTTTCCAAGTATCATTCTTAAGGAGGGCAGAGAGTTCAGCTTGTATAGCTTGTTGCCATTCAGGATACTAAGCAGCTTGAGTGTATGATTTAGGCTCAAAAACAGCAGTCATCAGTACAATGTATTTAAGATGAGGTGGAGAGAGTttggataaagaaaaataagCTGATATGGGATATGGAGTTGAGAATGAGACCGAGTTGCAGAGGAAATCAGTGAGATGAGCTGGGGATTTGGTTTGTCTACCAGCTCTAGTGATCTGATTTGGAGGTGGTTGAGGTTGTGAGGTGTTAGAAAGAGTGTGAGGATGATCAGATGTGGGAGATGGAGTAGGCTGGAGTATATCAGAAGTATGGGATCTGGAGTTGAGAGATATAGGAAAAACAGATGGAGATAAGTGATTGAAAGGAAAGGTGTCTTCATGAAATATGACATTTCGAGTGATAATATCTTGCATTGAATCAAGCTCAAGCAGTTTGTACCCCTTATACCCGGAAGGATATCCCAGAAAAATGCATTTGGATGCTCTAGGGGAGAACTTGTCTCTGTGTCTGCTGAGAGTGGAAGCATAACACAAACAACTAAACACCTTGAGATGGGAGTAAGAAGGTGGTTTGTGGAAGAGAGCTTGAAAGGGGGAAATGGCTTCTGGTAGGACAGAAGATGGGGTCTATTGATGAGATAGGAAGCTGCAAGGATACAATCACCCCAGAAAGTATTTGGTAGATGAGACTGAAATAACAGACTTCTACCCACATTTAGTACATGCTGATGTTTCTTTTCTACCCGGGCATTTTGCTGTGGTGTTTCCACACAAGAATGTTGTGTAATGGTACCAAAAGAATAGTATAGGTTGGGTAGATGGAACTCAGGGCCATTATCAGATCTGATAGCTTTTATTTTATTGGAAAATTGAGTGTGAATGGTGTTAAAAAAACTGAGTCAAGACACTTTTAACATCAAATTTGTGTTACATCAAGAAAGTCCACACAAATCTGGATTTATCATCAACAATAGTCAAGAAGTATGAGAAACCTTGGGAAGTGCATGGTGAGAAGGGACCCCATATGTCACAGTGTATAAGGTCGAAAATATCAGTGGCTATGGAATCTGAAGAGTGAAAAGGCAGATGTTTTTGTTTGGCCAAAGGGAAGATTTCACAAAAACTGTGAGTTTTATTGGAGAAAGGTATAAAAGATGACATGGTCTTGAGCTTATTGAAAGATAAATGCCCAAGCCTTTTATGCCAAAGATCAACAGAAACAACAG from Salvia splendens isolate huo1 chromosome 9, SspV2, whole genome shotgun sequence includes:
- the LOC121749289 gene encoding uncharacterized protein LOC121749289, which codes for MDRPSRENRVADAIVPVEDNTSPYYLHASDNPSLQLVPQLLIGSKYINWSRSVVTALIAKNKLPFVNGSLPRPPIDDLLSSAWIRCNSMVISWLRNSVSPQICSSIMYIEDAHELWLDLCDRFSQIDSARSYQLKQQLMLLTQVLQNGINTKRMTAQCSSSSFKKRGKRVLKVGLPSSNGVIPSEQPYANAASINFGRGKLLCSHCGRTNHTVDRCFSLHGFPQSYGRGRGKPHFKEYNSSKSVNYVDNHTPDTGVDKAVSSQSSTVFPFSDQCQQLISLLQSQLAAISSPNTLSSSTPSAALINSPSTSTQISFTGTTLFSPFIPSISASSHMWLLDTSVTHHVCCDINLFTSSSPVDNSSVNLPNGATTTVTHIGSVYLTPTITLHSGTSQGIVIGKGNRVGNLYMLDVDSDSTSGSAPFSCINSVVSVDLWHKRLGSHTSDILQPTPSPTSDHPHTLSNTSQPQPPPNQITRAGRQTKSPAHLTDFLCNSYPEWQQAIQAELSALLKNDTWKILPLPDGKIPIDCKWVFKVKFKPDASVERYKARLVAKGFTQLEGIDFFDTFSPVAKLTTIKFILALAAIHGWSLYHLDINNAFLYGDLKEEIYMNIPPGLLGEGGTPNGPRMVCKLNKSLYGLKQASRQWYLKLTEVLAKFGLQQSASDHSFFLKNEDSVFFAVVVYVDDLMAVTNKPEVMKSFKEFLSQFFKFKDLGHPKYFLGLEIARSDQGIMVSQRKYAMALIRDAGLLGCKPSFVHMDPTKRLQQEAGDAMEDSSKYRRQIGRLLCLCITRPDITFVVHNLSQYVSRPCVEHWEASERILRYLKATPGHGLFYSSKAAPTLSIFSDANWAACPDTRRSIIGYCLFLGSSLVS